In one window of Agrobacterium larrymoorei DNA:
- a CDS encoding MaoC family dehydratase gives MKGFVGTEMGVSDWITVDQPMIDAFAKATLDDQFIHTDPERAKTESPFGGTIAHGFLTLSLLSAMNYSALPKIREQTMGINYGFDKVTFVAPVKSGARIRGRFTLAEARFRGAAMLMTTYDVSVEIENEKKPALTARWTTIAQFDPKDRPEEA, from the coding sequence ATGAAGGGTTTTGTCGGCACGGAAATGGGCGTGTCCGACTGGATCACCGTTGATCAACCCATGATCGACGCCTTCGCCAAGGCGACGCTGGATGACCAGTTCATCCACACCGACCCTGAGCGCGCAAAGACGGAAAGCCCCTTCGGCGGCACCATAGCCCACGGTTTCCTCACGCTCTCGCTGCTCTCGGCCATGAACTACAGCGCGCTGCCGAAAATCCGCGAACAGACCATGGGCATCAATTACGGCTTCGACAAGGTGACCTTCGTTGCACCGGTCAAAAGCGGCGCCCGCATTCGCGGTCGCTTCACTCTTGCCGAAGCCCGCTTCCGTGGTGCGGCCATGCTGATGACGACCTATGACGTCAGCGTCGAAATCGAAAATGAAAAGAAACCGGCACTGACCGCCCGCTGGACGACGATTGCGCAATTCGACCCGAAAGATCGCCCGGAAGAAGCCTGA
- the glgX gene encoding glycogen debranching protein GlgX, which translates to MPNVSPQGATPTDNGTAFSVYSRDASKIELCLYDPTGNTETARLPMTRGDDDIHRLTIPQALIGTRYGFRAHGVYAPDHGLWFDPSKLLLDPYATQIDRPFENHPALFTFGEDTGTIMPKAIVSAYSPVKRQPPQFKRGGLIYEVAVKPFTMLHPDVPDAIKGTVAALAHPAIIAHFKKIGVSAVELMPITAWIDERHLPPLGLTNGWGYNPVGFMSLDPRLCPGGIAELRDTVATLHENGISVILDLVFNHTGESDRFGSTLSLRGLDNLTYYRHLPDDPGTLVNDTGTGNTLACDHSQVRQLVQDTLRHFVDHAGVDGFRFDLAPILGRTADGFDSASKTLSDMHNDPLLHDRVLIAEPWDIGPGGYQLGNFPPSFLEWNDRARDDIRRYWRGDASTTGALADALAGSAPIFSQHNRTETRSINFIAAHDGFTLFDLVSHAHKHNDANGEDNRDGHNENHSWNNGFEGATDDQAVNTARVADVKALLSTLFVSRGTIMLTAGDEGGRSQRGNNNAYAQDNDITWLDWNALKPGLVEHTAFLNGLRQRFDVFSESRFFSENTSDVEWLAPSGTPMSVEDWQRPEGTPFAMVLKTLDTKTDEMAQLAVLFNRTRDTATFTLPSEGWEALGVDFGNPAHVPPRSVVFYLRS; encoded by the coding sequence ATGCCAAATGTTTCCCCCCAAGGCGCCACCCCAACGGATAACGGCACGGCATTTTCCGTCTACTCCCGCGACGCCTCGAAAATCGAGCTCTGCCTCTACGACCCCACCGGCAACACCGAAACCGCGCGCTTGCCCATGACCCGCGGCGATGACGACATTCACCGTCTCACCATCCCGCAAGCCCTAATCGGCACCCGCTACGGCTTTCGCGCCCACGGCGTCTACGCGCCCGACCATGGCCTGTGGTTCGATCCGTCAAAACTCCTGCTCGACCCCTACGCCACGCAGATCGACCGCCCCTTCGAAAACCATCCCGCCCTCTTCACCTTTGGTGAAGACACCGGCACGATCATGCCAAAGGCCATCGTCTCGGCCTACAGCCCGGTCAAACGTCAGCCGCCTCAATTCAAGCGCGGCGGCCTGATCTATGAAGTCGCGGTCAAGCCGTTTACCATGCTGCACCCGGATGTGCCGGACGCCATCAAAGGCACCGTCGCCGCCTTGGCGCACCCCGCCATCATCGCCCATTTCAAGAAAATCGGCGTCAGCGCCGTGGAACTGATGCCGATCACCGCATGGATTGATGAGCGTCATCTGCCGCCACTCGGCCTCACCAATGGCTGGGGCTACAACCCCGTCGGCTTCATGTCGCTGGACCCGCGTCTCTGCCCCGGTGGCATCGCCGAATTGCGGGACACGGTTGCTACGCTGCACGAAAACGGCATCAGCGTGATCCTGGATCTCGTTTTCAACCACACCGGCGAAAGCGATCGTTTCGGCTCGACACTATCCCTGCGCGGCCTCGATAATCTCACCTATTACCGCCACCTCCCCGATGACCCCGGCACGTTGGTCAACGACACCGGCACCGGCAACACACTGGCCTGCGATCACTCGCAGGTCCGTCAACTGGTGCAGGATACGCTGCGCCATTTCGTGGACCATGCGGGTGTGGATGGCTTCCGCTTCGACCTCGCCCCGATCCTCGGGCGCACGGCAGATGGTTTCGACAGCGCCAGCAAAACGCTGAGTGATATGCATAATGACCCGCTGCTGCACGACCGCGTGCTGATAGCAGAACCATGGGATATCGGCCCCGGCGGCTATCAGCTCGGCAACTTCCCGCCCAGTTTCCTCGAATGGAACGACCGCGCCCGCGACGATATTCGCCGCTACTGGCGCGGCGATGCCTCCACCACTGGCGCGCTGGCGGATGCGCTCGCCGGTTCCGCCCCCATCTTTTCGCAGCACAATCGCACCGAGACCCGCAGCATCAATTTCATCGCCGCGCATGATGGCTTCACGCTTTTCGATCTCGTCTCTCATGCGCACAAACACAATGACGCCAATGGCGAAGACAACCGCGATGGCCACAACGAGAACCACTCCTGGAACAATGGTTTCGAAGGCGCGACGGACGATCAAGCGGTCAATACCGCGCGCGTAGCAGATGTGAAGGCGCTGCTCTCCACCCTTTTCGTGTCACGCGGTACAATTATGCTGACGGCAGGCGATGAAGGCGGGCGCAGCCAGCGCGGCAACAACAATGCCTATGCGCAGGACAACGATATCACATGGCTGGATTGGAACGCTCTAAAGCCCGGACTGGTGGAGCACACAGCCTTTCTCAATGGCCTTCGCCAACGCTTCGATGTCTTCAGCGAAAGCCGGTTTTTCTCCGAAAATACCAGTGATGTCGAATGGCTAGCTCCCTCCGGCACGCCGATGAGCGTCGAGGACTGGCAGCGCCCGGAAGGTACGCCCTTCGCCATGGTTCTGAAGACGCTGGACACGAAAACGGATGAAATGGCGCAGCTTGCGGTTCTCTTCAACCGTACCCGAGACACTGCCACCTTCACTCTGCCAAGTGAAGGTTGGGAGGCGCTGGGCGTCGATTTCGGCAACCCCGCCCATGTGCCGCCGCGCTCCGTGGTCTTCTATCTTCGCAGTTGA
- a CDS encoding alpha-D-glucose phosphate-specific phosphoglucomutase, which yields MTIKTVHTTPFQDQKPGTSGLRKKVPVFAQENYAENFIQSIFDSLEGFAGQTLVIGGDGRYYNREVIQKAIKMAAASGFGKVLVGQGGILSTPAASNIIRKYKAFGGIVLSASHNPGGPNEDFGIKYNIGNGGPAPEKITDAIFARTKSIETYRIAEASDVDLDTIGVSDVEGMAVEVIDPVADYATLMEELFDFDAIRNLIAGGFKVVVDSMSAVTGPYAVELIEKRLGAPAGSVRNSVPLPDFGGHHPDPNLVHAKEMYDDVMSPEGPDFGAASDGDGDRNMVVGKGMFVTPSDSLAIIAANAKLAPGYAAGISGIARSMPTSAAADRVAEKLGIGIYETPTGWKFFGNLLDAGKVTVCGEESFGTGSNHVREKDGLWAVLFWLNIVAARKESVKDIVTKHWAEYGRNYYSRHDYEEVDSDAANTLVTTLREKLATLPGTSYGALKVKAADDFAYNDPVDHSVSKNQGIRILFEGGSRIVIRLSGTGTAGATLRLYVERYEADAARHNIETQEALSDLIAAADAIAGIKKHTGRDAPTVIT from the coding sequence ATGACGATCAAGACCGTCCATACCACGCCGTTTCAGGACCAGAAGCCGGGCACATCCGGCCTGCGAAAGAAGGTGCCGGTATTCGCGCAGGAAAACTACGCGGAAAACTTCATCCAGTCGATTTTCGACAGCCTGGAAGGCTTTGCTGGCCAGACGCTGGTGATCGGCGGCGATGGCCGTTACTATAACCGCGAGGTCATCCAGAAAGCCATCAAGATGGCGGCAGCGAGCGGCTTCGGCAAGGTTCTGGTCGGTCAGGGGGGCATTCTGTCCACGCCTGCAGCCTCCAATATCATCCGCAAATACAAGGCCTTCGGCGGTATCGTGCTGTCTGCCAGCCACAATCCCGGCGGCCCTAACGAAGATTTCGGCATCAAGTACAATATCGGCAATGGCGGCCCGGCACCGGAAAAGATCACCGACGCCATCTTTGCCCGCACCAAGTCTATCGAGACCTATCGCATCGCCGAGGCTTCCGATGTCGATCTGGACACGATCGGCGTAAGCGATGTCGAGGGCATGGCCGTTGAAGTCATCGACCCCGTGGCCGATTACGCCACGCTGATGGAAGAACTGTTCGATTTCGACGCCATCCGCAACCTCATCGCAGGCGGCTTCAAGGTCGTGGTCGACTCGATGAGTGCCGTCACCGGCCCTTACGCGGTGGAACTCATCGAAAAGCGCCTCGGCGCACCTGCGGGCTCGGTTCGTAACTCCGTGCCGCTGCCCGATTTCGGCGGCCACCATCCGGACCCGAACCTCGTTCATGCCAAGGAGATGTATGACGACGTGATGAGCCCGGAAGGCCCGGATTTCGGCGCTGCTTCCGATGGCGACGGCGACCGCAACATGGTGGTCGGCAAAGGCATGTTCGTCACCCCGTCGGACAGTCTCGCCATCATCGCGGCGAACGCCAAGCTTGCTCCCGGCTATGCGGCAGGCATTTCCGGCATCGCCCGCTCCATGCCGACGAGTGCGGCGGCGGACCGCGTGGCCGAAAAGCTCGGCATCGGCATATATGAAACGCCAACCGGCTGGAAGTTCTTCGGCAACCTGCTGGACGCTGGCAAGGTCACCGTCTGCGGCGAAGAAAGCTTCGGCACCGGCTCCAACCATGTGCGCGAAAAGGACGGCCTCTGGGCCGTGCTGTTCTGGCTGAACATCGTCGCTGCCCGCAAGGAAAGCGTGAAGGACATCGTGACCAAGCATTGGGCCGAATATGGCCGCAACTACTATTCCCGCCACGACTACGAGGAAGTGGACAGCGACGCAGCCAACACGCTGGTTACGACCCTGCGCGAAAAGCTGGCAACCCTGCCCGGCACCAGTTACGGCGCCCTGAAGGTGAAAGCCGCAGACGACTTTGCCTATAACGACCCGGTCGACCATTCGGTCAGCAAAAACCAGGGCATCCGCATCCTCTTCGAAGGCGGCTCCCGCATCGTCATCCGCCTCTCCGGCACCGGCACGGCAGGTGCAACGCTGCGTCTCTATGTGGAGCGTTACGAGGCGGATGCAGCGCGTCACAATATCGAAACGCAGGAAGCATTGTCGGACTTGATTGCGGCAGCGGATGCGATTGCCGGGATCAAAAAGCATACGGGTCGTGATGCCCCGACGGTGATTACGTAA
- the glgA gene encoding glycogen synthase GlgA, whose protein sequence is MKVLSVASEIYPLIKTGGLADVAGALPIALKACGVTTRTLIPGYPAVKSAVKDMSKIGEFPDLLGEHADLLEGHHEGLDLLILDAPAFYDRPAGPYLDSTAKDFPDNWKRYAALSLAAAEIASGKLQGWQPDLLHAHDWQAAMAPVYMRYAETPEIPSLLTIHNIAFQGQFGANIFSELRLPAHAFSTESIEYYNDVSFLKGGLQTATALSTVSPSYAEEILTPEFGMGLDGVIRSRAHALHGIVNGIDADVWDPATDHFIPHNYSAANLKLRALNKAAVASHFRIDQDSGPLFCVISRLTWQKGIDLIAEVVDDIVEMGARLVVLGAGEIALEGALLAAASRHPGRVGVAVGYNEPLSHMMQAGCDAIIIPSRFEPCGLTQLYALRYGCVPVVARNGGLNDTVIDANHAAVSAKTATGVQFSSITPDGLRQALRRTIRYYREPKLWMQMQKQGMKSDVSWEKSAGLYAALYAQLTSKGH, encoded by the coding sequence ATGAAAGTTCTTTCGGTTGCGTCCGAAATCTATCCGCTGATCAAGACAGGGGGGCTCGCCGATGTTGCTGGCGCGCTTCCCATTGCGCTGAAAGCCTGTGGCGTGACTACGCGGACGCTGATCCCGGGCTACCCCGCGGTCAAATCCGCCGTGAAAGACATGAGCAAGATCGGGGAGTTTCCCGATCTTCTGGGAGAACATGCCGATCTTCTCGAAGGCCATCACGAGGGCCTGGACCTCCTGATCCTCGATGCGCCCGCTTTCTACGACCGCCCTGCCGGGCCTTATCTCGATTCGACGGCTAAGGATTTTCCCGACAACTGGAAACGCTATGCAGCGCTTTCGCTGGCCGCCGCAGAGATCGCTTCGGGCAAACTGCAAGGCTGGCAACCGGACCTGCTGCACGCCCATGACTGGCAGGCCGCCATGGCGCCGGTCTATATGCGCTATGCTGAAACACCGGAAATTCCGAGCCTGTTGACGATCCACAACATCGCCTTTCAAGGCCAGTTCGGCGCCAATATCTTCAGCGAGCTTCGCCTGCCCGCACATGCTTTTTCCACGGAAAGCATCGAATATTATAACGATGTCAGCTTTCTGAAGGGTGGATTGCAGACTGCAACCGCGCTCAGCACTGTCAGCCCTTCCTATGCCGAGGAAATTCTGACGCCGGAATTCGGCATGGGTCTGGATGGCGTCATCCGCAGCCGCGCTCATGCGCTGCATGGCATCGTCAATGGCATCGATGCGGATGTCTGGGATCCCGCGACCGACCATTTCATTCCGCACAATTATTCTGCGGCAAACCTCAAGCTGCGCGCCCTGAACAAGGCCGCCGTCGCCAGCCATTTCCGCATCGATCAGGATAGCGGGCCTCTCTTCTGCGTCATCTCGCGTCTTACGTGGCAAAAGGGCATCGACCTCATTGCCGAGGTGGTGGATGACATTGTTGAGATGGGCGCACGCCTCGTGGTGCTCGGTGCCGGTGAGATCGCGCTCGAGGGCGCGCTGCTTGCCGCAGCTTCGCGCCATCCGGGCCGCGTGGGCGTGGCCGTCGGTTACAACGAACCACTGTCGCATATGATGCAGGCGGGCTGCGATGCCATCATCATCCCGTCCCGTTTCGAGCCCTGCGGCCTGACACAGCTTTATGCGCTGCGCTATGGCTGCGTGCCGGTGGTTGCCCGCAATGGCGGCCTGAACGACACGGTTATCGACGCCAACCACGCCGCCGTTTCCGCCAAGACGGCAACAGGCGTGCAGTTTTCTTCCATTACGCCGGATGGATTGCGCCAGGCACTCCGCCGGACCATACGATATTACCGAGAACCGAAGCTGTGGATGCAGATGCAGAAACAGGGGATGAAATCGGATGTTTCCTGGGAAAAAAGCGCAGGCCTTTACGCCGCGCTTTACGCCCAACTTACGTCGAAAGGCCATTGA
- the glgC gene encoding glucose-1-phosphate adenylyltransferase, with translation MSEKRIQPLARDAMAYVLAGGRGSRLKELTDRRAKPAVYFGGKARIIDFALSNALNSGIRRIGVATQYKAHSLIRHLQRGWDFFRPERNESFDILPASQRVSETQWYEGTADAVYQNIDIIEAHGPEYMVILAGDHIYKMDYEYMLQQHVDSGADVTIGCLEVPRMEATGFGVMHVDDKDQIINFIEKPADPPGIPGNEEYALASMGIYVFHTKFLMDALRRDASDPNSSRDFGKDIIPHIVQHGKAVAHRFAASCVRSDFEHEPYWRDVGTIDAYWQANIDLTDIVPDLDIYDKSWPIWTYAEINPPAKFVHDDENRRGSAVSSVVSGDCIISGSSLNRSLLFTGVRANSYSRLENAVVLPSVKIGRHAQLSNVVIDHGVVIPEGLIVGEDPILDAKRFRRTENGICLITQSMIDKLDL, from the coding sequence ATGAGTGAAAAAAGAATTCAGCCTCTGGCGCGCGACGCAATGGCTTATGTCCTCGCGGGCGGGCGTGGCAGCCGCCTGAAGGAACTGACGGACCGGCGCGCAAAGCCCGCAGTCTATTTCGGCGGCAAGGCGCGCATCATCGATTTCGCGCTGTCCAACGCGCTGAACTCCGGCATTCGCCGTATCGGCGTCGCCACGCAATACAAGGCGCATTCGCTGATCCGCCACCTGCAGCGCGGCTGGGATTTCTTCCGCCCGGAACGTAACGAAAGCTTCGATATTCTTCCCGCCTCCCAGCGCGTTTCGGAAACGCAATGGTATGAAGGCACGGCGGATGCCGTTTATCAGAACATCGACATCATCGAGGCCCACGGCCCCGAATATATGGTCATTCTGGCGGGCGACCATATCTATAAAATGGACTATGAATACATGCTGCAACAGCATGTGGATTCCGGTGCGGATGTGACCATCGGCTGCCTGGAAGTCCCACGCATGGAAGCAACCGGCTTCGGCGTGATGCATGTGGATGACAAGGACCAGATCATCAACTTCATCGAAAAGCCTGCCGATCCGCCGGGTATTCCCGGCAACGAGGAATACGCGCTGGCCTCCATGGGCATCTATGTGTTCCACACCAAGTTCCTGATGGACGCCCTGCGCCGCGATGCGAGCGACCCCAATTCCAGCCGCGATTTCGGCAAGGACATCATTCCCCACATCGTTCAGCACGGTAAGGCCGTGGCGCACCGCTTCGCCGCCTCGTGCGTTCGCTCGGATTTCGAGCACGAGCCGTACTGGCGCGATGTGGGCACCATCGATGCCTACTGGCAGGCCAATATCGACCTGACCGACATCGTTCCCGATCTCGATATCTACGACAAGTCCTGGCCGATCTGGACTTACGCGGAAATCAACCCGCCAGCGAAATTCGTCCATGACGATGAAAACCGTCGCGGTTCCGCCGTTTCCTCCGTCGTGTCGGGTGACTGCATCATCTCCGGTTCTTCGCTGAACCGCAGCCTGTTGTTCACAGGTGTCAGAGCAAATTCATATTCGCGCCTTGAGAATGCCGTAGTGCTGCCGAGTGTGAAGATTGGACGCCACGCCCAGTTGAGCAATGTCGTCATCGACCACGGGGTCGTCATACCGGAAGGACTGATTGTTGGAGAAGACCCGATACTCGATGCAAAACGTTTCCGCCGCACCGAAAACGGTATCTGCCTGATAACCCAATCGATGATCGACAAGCTGGACCTGTAA